A single window of Cytobacillus luteolus DNA harbors:
- a CDS encoding DUF1646 family protein, with protein MIGLVVILVFVLFLPFWNKRVEHNLELFLLVMGVAACIVSTSMDRTIISKALIDPINISIAVLIAGLLCKWLKESIERSIVLLIRVLSPRVFFALTVIILGLASSMITAIIAAIILVTVISVISLDRQSEIRFTILACFSIGLGAALTPIGEPLSTITVSKLNGDFSLLFKLIGPEVITAVIVLGLLTPIFIKPISRTKGLTANQPIESYTEVLVRSFKIYIFVMGLTYLGNGFKPLIDAYILGLQPALLYWLNIISAVLDNATLAAAEISPSMDGETIRAILLGLLISGGMLIPGNIPNIIAAGKLNITSVEWARFGIPIGLICMVIYFIVLFIFQ; from the coding sequence ATGATAGGACTAGTTGTCATCTTGGTGTTCGTGTTGTTTTTGCCTTTTTGGAATAAGAGGGTAGAGCACAATTTAGAATTGTTTCTACTTGTTATGGGGGTTGCTGCTTGTATTGTGAGTACCTCTATGGATCGTACAATCATAAGTAAAGCACTTATAGATCCAATAAATATTAGTATTGCCGTATTGATAGCGGGTTTGTTGTGTAAATGGCTAAAAGAATCGATTGAGCGTTCAATCGTTTTACTAATCCGCGTATTGTCACCAAGAGTATTTTTCGCGTTAACGGTCATTATTTTAGGGCTTGCTTCAAGTATGATTACTGCAATTATTGCCGCTATTATACTAGTAACGGTAATCAGTGTTATATCACTAGACCGTCAATCAGAAATCCGATTTACGATTTTAGCGTGTTTTTCGATTGGTCTTGGAGCAGCTTTAACCCCAATTGGTGAACCACTAAGTACCATTACGGTCAGTAAGCTTAACGGAGACTTTTCCCTCCTATTCAAACTAATTGGACCTGAGGTTATAACTGCGGTAATTGTATTAGGACTATTAACACCTATTTTTATCAAGCCAATTTCTCGTACAAAAGGATTAACAGCAAACCAACCTATAGAAAGCTACACTGAGGTACTTGTTAGGTCTTTTAAGATTTATATATTCGTTATGGGTTTGACGTATCTAGGAAATGGGTTCAAACCATTAATTGATGCGTATATTCTTGGCCTACAGCCAGCCTTGTTATACTGGTTAAATATCATTTCAGCTGTATTAGATAATGCAACACTTGCAGCTGCTGAAATCAGTCCTTCAATGGATGGAGAAACTATTCGAGCTATCTTATTAGGTCTATTAATCAGTGGTGGAATGCTAATCCCAGGGAATATTCCTAACATCATTGCAGCAGGTAAGCTTAACATTACAAGTGTAGAATGGGCACGTTTTGGTATACCAATTGGTTTAATTTGTATGGTCATATATTTTATCGTGTTGTTTATTTTCCAATAA
- a CDS encoding UDP-N-acetylmuramoyl-L-alanyl-D-glutamate--2,6-diaminopimelate ligase has translation MKIALKKLFQQIGLLCDEDIEINGIEFDSRKINEGNLFVAISGHISDGHTFIQAAVDNGAVAIIGEKELKKEVSVPYYQVENSRSLLSKLANAFFQEPQYKHKMIGITGTNGKTTSAYMLHHILTSNGKTASLIGTVGYIINGEQHESSLTTPDAITLQKMIFESKDEYVVMEVSSHGLDQYRVACQMFDYALFTNLTHEHLDYHLDLETYYQSKKKLFNCLKTEGKAIVGTYTHWGERLYRELYNEKIPVFSYGQKKRRENIYLKSYTSTPTATLIVQDHGEEYQIHMKIPGKHNLLNALGSYICARDIGFSPGEVIYALEKFEGAPGRFEQILTPIGSKVIIDYAHTPDGLSHALETATYCINNDLYHIFGFRGNRDRSKRKEMVEISQKYCNHVYLTLDDLNGIEEELMVKELFELSKPYANVTVIKDRSEAIYQAIGLLQNGDGLIITGKGPEKYNEQYTYPTLTDKETVLRFLQESIIYDEKYHNQEQQR, from the coding sequence ATGAAGATTGCTTTAAAGAAGTTATTTCAACAAATCGGATTACTGTGTGATGAGGATATTGAGATTAATGGGATTGAATTCGATTCAAGAAAAATAAATGAAGGTAATCTTTTTGTTGCTATTTCAGGACATATTTCGGATGGCCATACCTTTATACAGGCGGCGGTAGACAATGGTGCTGTTGCAATTATTGGTGAAAAGGAGTTAAAGAAAGAGGTTTCAGTCCCCTATTACCAAGTTGAAAATTCCAGATCACTTTTATCGAAATTGGCAAATGCCTTTTTTCAAGAGCCTCAATATAAGCATAAGATGATTGGAATCACAGGGACGAATGGAAAAACCACATCAGCGTATATGCTCCACCACATTTTAACAAGTAACGGTAAAACAGCTTCGCTTATTGGAACTGTTGGATACATTATTAATGGAGAACAGCATGAGTCAAGCTTAACTACTCCTGACGCGATTACTTTGCAAAAAATGATTTTTGAAAGCAAGGATGAATATGTTGTGATGGAAGTTTCCTCACACGGTCTAGATCAATATCGCGTGGCTTGTCAAATGTTTGATTACGCATTATTTACTAATTTGACTCATGAACATTTAGATTATCATTTAGACTTAGAAACCTATTATCAATCAAAGAAAAAGCTTTTTAACTGTCTTAAAACCGAAGGGAAAGCCATTGTTGGTACGTATACCCATTGGGGAGAGAGATTATATAGAGAACTGTATAACGAAAAAATACCTGTTTTTTCATATGGGCAGAAAAAGCGGAGAGAAAACATTTATTTGAAGTCGTACACTTCCACTCCAACAGCAACTTTGATCGTACAAGATCATGGTGAAGAATATCAAATTCATATGAAAATTCCAGGAAAACACAATTTATTAAATGCTCTTGGAAGCTATATTTGCGCACGAGATATTGGGTTTTCTCCTGGAGAAGTTATTTATGCATTGGAGAAATTTGAAGGAGCACCTGGCAGATTTGAGCAAATACTCACACCAATTGGCTCGAAGGTTATTATTGATTATGCCCATACACCCGATGGCCTTTCTCACGCTTTAGAAACAGCTACTTATTGTATCAATAATGATCTTTATCATATATTTGGTTTTAGAGGAAATCGTGATCGTTCGAAGCGTAAAGAAATGGTTGAGATTAGTCAAAAGTATTGTAATCATGTCTACTTAACCCTTGATGATTTGAACGGGATAGAAGAAGAACTAATGGTTAAAGAATTGTTTGAGCTTAGTAAACCTTATGCGAATGTTACTGTGATTAAAGACAGGAGTGAGGCAATTTATCAAGCAATAGGCTTACTGCAAAACGGTGATGGATTAATTATTACTGGAAAAGGACCAGAAAAATACAATGAACAGTATACCTATCCTACCCTTACCGATAAGGAAACAGTTCTTCGTTTTTTACAGGAATCAATAATATATGATGAAAAATATCATAACCAGGAACAACAAAGATAA
- a CDS encoding SE1832 family protein produces the protein MTKVNVEDKISELKREYVRIQGDIERLESLGHSFEKLEVRLTEIEKEIQEYRLLK, from the coding sequence GTGACTAAAGTAAATGTTGAAGATAAAATCTCTGAACTAAAGCGAGAATACGTTCGAATACAAGGTGATATTGAGCGTCTTGAATCACTTGGCCATTCATTTGAAAAGCTTGAAGTAAGGCTTACTGAGATTGAAAAAGAAATTCAAGAATATCGTTTACTAAAATAG
- a CDS encoding Gfo/Idh/MocA family protein, whose product MSKIRVGIIGTGFGAKVHAPMMKLHGGFEVVAISSVSRGNVDEVRNTSLVESVYTDWKLMLRKEELDLVVVASAVHLHKEMVLAAYEKGVHVLCEKPMAFDTIETEEMISVRDTAGKLGLINHEFRFLPARSKVKEILESGSLGDITHIRYQASFANYSGLSTRSRGWLGQKETGGGMLGALGSHMIDGLHWWTNSQFIEVFANLPIHVPTSTEADGTVEVRTADDGFQVMGTLTNGATVTLELISAARQTKDTWRLEVFGENGTLVMLDDNKVFIGSGDAGLESVELAPEIKAPDEMPAVAARYYNGFNRMLDALQETLQNGLKHPYLADFENGNTTQKVLDAVRVSHEEGRRVKVE is encoded by the coding sequence ATGAGTAAAATAAGAGTAGGAATTATCGGTACAGGATTCGGGGCAAAGGTTCACGCCCCTATGATGAAGTTACATGGAGGCTTTGAGGTTGTTGCAATTTCTAGTGTATCACGAGGTAATGTGGACGAAGTTCGAAACACAAGTTTAGTTGAGAGTGTGTACACAGACTGGAAGCTTATGCTTAGAAAAGAAGAGCTGGATTTAGTTGTAGTTGCTTCTGCTGTTCACTTACATAAAGAAATGGTACTTGCTGCTTATGAAAAAGGAGTTCATGTTTTGTGTGAAAAGCCAATGGCGTTTGATACAATCGAGACGGAGGAAATGATTTCAGTTCGTGACACAGCAGGAAAACTTGGTCTGATTAATCATGAGTTCAGGTTCCTCCCTGCCCGTTCTAAGGTAAAGGAAATCCTGGAAAGTGGAAGTTTAGGTGATATAACGCATATTCGCTACCAAGCGTCCTTTGCGAACTACTCAGGTCTTTCTACTAGATCCCGTGGCTGGCTTGGTCAAAAAGAAACAGGCGGTGGAATGCTTGGCGCACTTGGTTCACACATGATTGATGGTCTTCACTGGTGGACCAATAGTCAATTTATCGAGGTGTTTGCAAATCTTCCTATCCATGTTCCTACCTCAACCGAGGCGGATGGAACAGTTGAAGTACGAACTGCTGATGATGGATTTCAAGTAATGGGTACACTTACAAACGGCGCTACTGTTACTCTTGAGTTAATCTCAGCTGCTCGACAAACAAAAGATACTTGGCGTCTTGAGGTGTTTGGTGAGAATGGAACCCTTGTCATGTTAGATGATAACAAAGTTTTCATTGGCAGTGGTGATGCTGGACTAGAAAGTGTTGAATTAGCCCCAGAAATTAAAGCACCTGATGAAATGCCAGCAGTTGCCGCTCGTTACTATAACGGATTTAATCGTATGTTAGATGCCCTTCAAGAAACACTACAAAATGGTTTAAAACACCCTTACCTTGCAGATTTTGAAAATGGAAACACTACACAAAAAGTGTTAGATGCTGTTAGGGTTTCACATGAGGAAGGCAGAAGAGTAAAAGTTGAGTAA
- a CDS encoding GNAT family N-acetyltransferase, producing the protein MNIRDALPHEVPIIREQRVAAYSEHAESIPTDHWNALRKAISSDADIQPGVELIVAEIDGKILGSVALFPPKTDAYEGFIEQLEHAEIRLLAVSPAARGKGVASALIQDCIERTKAKGYDAIGLHTGDFMESAMALYERIGFERLPKYDFEPANDGIIVKAFRLKI; encoded by the coding sequence ATGAACATTCGAGATGCTTTACCTCATGAAGTCCCTATTATCCGAGAACAACGAGTTGCTGCTTACAGTGAACATGCAGAGTCCATCCCAACTGATCATTGGAATGCTTTAAGAAAAGCCATTTCTTCAGATGCTGATATTCAGCCTGGAGTCGAGTTAATTGTTGCAGAAATTGATGGCAAGATTTTAGGAAGTGTTGCCCTTTTCCCACCAAAAACGGATGCGTACGAAGGGTTTATCGAACAATTAGAACATGCTGAAATCAGATTGCTAGCCGTCTCTCCTGCTGCTCGTGGAAAGGGCGTAGCATCAGCTCTAATCCAAGATTGTATTGAGCGGACGAAGGCTAAAGGTTATGATGCAATCGGCTTACATACTGGTGACTTTATGGAAAGCGCGATGGCACTCTACGAAAGGATTGGTTTTGAGAGATTGCCTAAATATGACTTTGAACCGGCAAATGACGGTATTATTGTGAAGGCGTTTCGGTTGAAGATATAA
- a CDS encoding glutathione S-transferase C-terminal domain-containing protein, which yields MSEIYLKTDPEYSGRPTVPVIVDVLKNEAVNNDYFKLTNYFETVWEPFHKENAPDLYPEHLRVDIDALNDVIFHDINNGVYKCGFAQSQESYEEAYNQLFSRLDELEERLSNQRFLFGDYITDSDVRLFATLVRFDAAYYNGFNTNRNLIREYNHLWGYVRDLYQTEGFGDTTDFDAIKKHYHTSITISPEKKEVKILPKGPDLTVWNSEHNRHLLSKQEDKFLIKKGS from the coding sequence ATGAGTGAAATTTATTTAAAAACAGATCCTGAATATTCTGGTCGACCAACGGTACCTGTTATCGTTGATGTCTTAAAAAATGAAGCAGTTAACAATGATTATTTCAAGCTTACTAACTATTTTGAAACCGTTTGGGAACCATTTCATAAAGAAAATGCTCCTGATTTGTACCCTGAGCACCTCCGTGTGGATATTGACGCATTAAATGATGTTATATTTCATGACATCAATAATGGCGTATACAAGTGTGGTTTTGCTCAGTCTCAAGAATCCTATGAAGAAGCATACAACCAACTTTTCTCTCGTTTAGATGAATTAGAAGAACGGTTATCGAACCAACGCTTTTTATTTGGTGATTATATTACAGATTCTGATGTACGATTGTTTGCAACACTAGTTCGATTTGATGCAGCCTACTATAACGGATTTAATACCAATCGTAATTTAATTCGTGAATATAACCACTTATGGGGCTATGTTCGTGACCTTTATCAAACAGAGGGTTTCGGTGATACTACTGATTTTGATGCGATAAAAAAACATTATCATACGTCTATTACCATTTCCCCTGAAAAAAAGGAAGTGAAAATCCTACCTAAAGGGCCTGATTTAACTGTTTGGAATTCAGAACATAATCGCCATCTTTTAAGTAAACAAGAAGATAAGTTTCTTATTAAAAAAGGAAGTTGA
- a CDS encoding MBL fold metallo-hydrolase, whose product MNRIGPIVIVEGPNQSKVPFSRSLYIDCSDKVLIDSGGEASSLQTINEEFGIDLIINTHYHPDHTQHNHLFKDALKWINPIEYKTTRTIEGVANENGIYQEWGSKGVEMWRKSLPQEWVENIGQITGTYDYETEYCFGDVKVHFLHTPGHTKGLSCPYFPDQGVVFVGDYDMTSFGPWYNGSDGDIDDFISSGKRLLTLDADTFITGHQKGIFTKQEFKVAMSEFLAIIDKRDERIEHYVRQGLNFEELASVGIFYPKKLLSEPLLQTWERSGIRKHLIRLGLSVPGAKLEYSHS is encoded by the coding sequence ATGAACCGAATTGGCCCAATTGTCATTGTAGAAGGTCCAAATCAAAGTAAGGTTCCCTTTTCAAGAAGTTTATATATTGATTGTTCAGATAAAGTGTTAATTGATTCAGGTGGAGAAGCTTCTAGCTTACAAACAATTAATGAAGAGTTTGGAATAGATTTAATTATTAATACTCACTATCATCCTGATCATACACAGCACAATCATTTATTTAAAGATGCTCTAAAATGGATAAACCCAATCGAGTATAAAACGACACGGACGATTGAGGGTGTTGCTAACGAAAATGGCATTTACCAAGAATGGGGTTCCAAAGGTGTGGAAATGTGGCGTAAATCTCTTCCACAAGAATGGGTCGAAAACATAGGTCAAATCACAGGGACCTATGATTATGAAACAGAGTACTGCTTTGGTGATGTTAAGGTTCACTTTTTACATACGCCAGGACATACAAAAGGATTATCTTGTCCCTACTTCCCAGATCAAGGCGTCGTTTTCGTTGGGGATTATGATATGACCTCCTTTGGCCCTTGGTATAACGGATCAGACGGAGATATTGATGATTTTATTTCTTCTGGTAAACGCCTCTTAACACTTGATGCGGATACCTTTATAACTGGACATCAGAAAGGAATTTTTACTAAGCAAGAATTTAAAGTAGCAATGTCTGAATTCCTTGCCATCATCGATAAACGAGATGAACGAATTGAACACTATGTTCGTCAAGGGTTAAACTTTGAAGAGCTTGCATCAGTAGGGATTTTTTATCCTAAGAAATTATTATCGGAACCCCTACTACAAACTTGGGAACGCAGTGGGATTCGGAAGCATTTAATTCGCTTAGGACTTTCAGTTCCAGGTGCGAAACTTGAGTATTCACATAGTTAA
- a CDS encoding nitrilase-related carbon-nitrogen hydrolase: MSDQVKIGLIQASNDVDGNQPVEVHKEKAVEKHIKLVREAKAKGAQIICLQEIFYGPYFCSEQNTKWYDAAEEIPNGPTTRRFQELAKELEVVIVLPIYEREGIATYYNTAAVIDADGSYLGKYRKQHIPHVGVGNDGYGFWEKFYFKPGNLGYPVFDTAFAKVGVYICYDRHFPEGARILGLKGAEVVFNPSATVAGLSEYLWKLEQPAHAVANGYFLGAINRVGFEGPWNMGEFYGQSYLVDPRGNFVAMGSRDQDEVIIGEMNKKMIREVRDTWQFYRDRRPETYQEMTSLLP, encoded by the coding sequence ATGTCAGATCAAGTGAAAATTGGTCTTATTCAAGCTTCGAACGATGTAGATGGAAACCAACCAGTCGAGGTTCACAAAGAAAAAGCCGTTGAAAAACATATAAAGCTAGTAAGAGAGGCTAAGGCAAAAGGGGCACAAATTATCTGCTTGCAAGAGATCTTTTATGGGCCATACTTTTGTTCTGAACAAAACACGAAATGGTATGATGCAGCCGAAGAAATCCCTAATGGCCCTACAACAAGGCGCTTTCAAGAGTTAGCAAAAGAATTAGAGGTTGTTATCGTTTTACCAATCTATGAAAGAGAAGGTATCGCTACCTACTATAATACAGCTGCTGTTATAGACGCAGATGGATCCTATCTAGGAAAATACCGAAAGCAACACATTCCTCATGTTGGTGTAGGGAATGATGGGTATGGATTTTGGGAAAAATTCTATTTCAAACCTGGTAATTTAGGATATCCAGTGTTTGATACAGCTTTTGCAAAAGTAGGTGTCTATATTTGTTATGATCGTCACTTCCCTGAAGGTGCTAGAATACTAGGTTTAAAGGGTGCTGAGGTTGTATTCAATCCTTCGGCGACAGTAGCAGGGCTTTCTGAATACTTATGGAAGCTTGAGCAACCAGCACATGCTGTAGCGAATGGATACTTTCTTGGCGCGATAAACCGTGTAGGGTTTGAAGGCCCTTGGAATATGGGTGAATTTTACGGACAATCATATTTGGTTGACCCACGAGGCAATTTTGTAGCCATGGGAAGCCGAGATCAAGATGAAGTGATTATTGGCGAAATGAATAAAAAGATGATTCGAGAGGTTCGTGATACATGGCAATTTTACCGCGATCGCCGTCCTGAGACATATCAAGAAATGACGTCCTTATTACCATAA
- a CDS encoding NAD(P)-dependent oxidoreductase produces MVNNGNQARISFDNLAKNFQEVHPGLTKQEAIEEANRCLYCYDAPCIQACPTGIDIPTFIKKISSGNVKGSAKTIMTANPIGASCARVCPTEELCEGACVLNHSTKPIMIGNLQRYATDWAIQNEQVLFKPGRKNGKSVAVVGGGPAGLSAARELGLLGYDVTIFEAEEQAGGLNTYGIVSFRLPQQISFWEVNQVKSLDVKIQTNTRVGVDISVEEILNNYHFVILAVGMSSVPNLGIPGEELNGVYDAIEFVKNTKTTPISDQFLNKKVVVIGAGNTAIDGATCSVRLGAENVKILYRRTVEEMTAYDFEYEFAKQDGVEFRWLTAPTRIVGNEQGQVRAIECIKMTLTEPGKDGRRRPVPIEGSEFTLEVDAVIKAIGQSRYVELLEKFQLEHSGGVVKIDQNTYQTSNEKVFACGDVIFGKGQGEAMVVSAAQQGKETAYAIHKLLSKQSVETA; encoded by the coding sequence ATGGTGAATAACGGAAACCAAGCTAGAATTTCATTTGATAATTTAGCTAAGAACTTTCAAGAAGTGCATCCAGGGTTAACAAAACAAGAAGCGATAGAAGAAGCAAATCGCTGTCTATATTGCTATGATGCTCCCTGTATTCAGGCTTGCCCGACGGGGATTGATATCCCGACTTTTATAAAAAAGATTTCATCAGGTAATGTCAAAGGTTCTGCAAAGACCATTATGACAGCCAATCCAATTGGGGCAAGCTGTGCTCGAGTATGTCCAACCGAAGAATTATGCGAAGGTGCATGTGTTTTAAATCATTCAACCAAGCCAATCATGATTGGAAATTTACAGCGGTATGCAACTGACTGGGCTATTCAAAATGAGCAGGTTTTGTTCAAGCCTGGTCGGAAGAACGGGAAATCAGTTGCCGTTGTTGGTGGAGGACCAGCTGGCTTATCTGCTGCTAGAGAGCTTGGTTTACTAGGCTATGATGTGACCATTTTTGAAGCAGAAGAACAAGCGGGTGGATTAAACACGTACGGTATAGTTTCGTTTAGATTGCCACAGCAGATTTCATTCTGGGAAGTAAACCAAGTAAAAAGCTTGGATGTGAAAATTCAAACAAATACTAGAGTTGGCGTAGACATTTCGGTTGAAGAGATTCTAAATAACTACCATTTTGTGATTCTAGCCGTTGGAATGTCAAGTGTACCTAATCTTGGTATTCCAGGTGAAGAATTAAATGGAGTCTACGATGCGATAGAGTTTGTTAAAAATACAAAAACAACACCAATCTCAGATCAATTTTTAAACAAAAAAGTAGTGGTTATTGGTGCTGGTAATACAGCAATCGATGGTGCAACCTGTTCCGTACGTCTCGGAGCTGAAAATGTCAAAATCCTTTACAGACGAACAGTCGAGGAAATGACGGCTTATGATTTTGAATACGAATTCGCAAAACAAGATGGTGTTGAATTCAGATGGTTAACGGCTCCGACTCGAATTGTTGGTAATGAGCAAGGTCAAGTGAGAGCCATCGAATGTATCAAGATGACATTAACTGAGCCAGGTAAAGATGGTCGTAGGCGTCCTGTGCCTATTGAGGGCTCTGAATTCACGCTTGAAGTAGATGCGGTAATTAAGGCAATCGGTCAATCCAGATATGTGGAGTTGCTTGAAAAATTCCAGCTTGAACACTCAGGCGGTGTTGTGAAAATTGATCAGAATACGTATCAAACCTCAAATGAAAAGGTGTTTGCTTGTGGAGATGTTATTTTTGGAAAGGGTCAGGGTGAGGCCATGGTCGTTTCTGCAGCTCAACAAGGCAAAGAGACCGCTTATGCAATTCATAAACTATTATCAAAACAATCGGTAGAAACAGCATAA
- the preA gene encoding NAD-dependent dihydropyrimidine dehydrogenase subunit PreA → MADLSINLAGIKSPNPFWLASAPPTNSGYQVQRAFEAGWGGAVWKTLGEPILNVSSRFAAVSFNGQKVAGFNNIELITDRPLEVNLKEIYETKKRFPNHAIIASLMVEPKQEKWHEIVKRVEDVGVDGLELNFGCPHGMAERGMGSASGQVPELVEKQTYWVKEAAKTPVIVKLTPNITDITVTAEAAARGGADAISMINTINSLAGVDINTWDTIPHVGGKGAHGGYCGPAVKPIALHMVGDCARNPRINIPISGIGGISNWQNVVEFMLMGATGVQVCTAVMHHGFRIVEDMIEGLNNYLDEKGLTSAMDLVGKSVTKYSDWGDLDLNYKIVARINNDVCINCNKCHIACEDTSHQCIDMLKDGNGYNILKVREEDCVGCNLCSIVCPVDGAIDMVEIPNELPPMTWNERQAVLGTVSCSTETVKK, encoded by the coding sequence ATGGCAGATTTAAGTATTAATTTAGCAGGCATAAAATCACCCAATCCTTTTTGGTTAGCTTCTGCTCCTCCAACAAATTCAGGGTATCAGGTTCAACGAGCGTTTGAAGCTGGTTGGGGAGGAGCTGTTTGGAAAACACTAGGCGAGCCAATTCTAAACGTGTCATCCCGTTTTGCTGCGGTAAGCTTTAATGGCCAAAAAGTTGCAGGATTTAATAATATAGAGCTCATTACTGATAGACCACTAGAGGTAAATCTAAAGGAAATTTATGAAACGAAGAAACGATTTCCAAACCATGCGATCATTGCATCGCTAATGGTTGAGCCAAAACAGGAAAAGTGGCATGAGATTGTAAAACGAGTTGAAGATGTTGGAGTTGATGGTCTAGAGCTAAACTTTGGATGTCCACATGGGATGGCTGAAAGAGGAATGGGCTCTGCTTCTGGGCAAGTACCAGAACTTGTTGAAAAACAAACCTACTGGGTTAAAGAAGCAGCTAAAACACCTGTAATTGTTAAGCTCACTCCAAATATTACGGATATTACTGTAACGGCAGAGGCAGCAGCAAGAGGTGGTGCGGACGCGATCAGTATGATTAATACAATTAATAGTTTAGCAGGAGTCGATATCAATACGTGGGACACGATTCCACATGTTGGTGGAAAAGGGGCTCATGGTGGATATTGTGGTCCAGCAGTTAAGCCTATTGCTCTTCACATGGTTGGAGACTGTGCAAGAAATCCGAGAATTAATATCCCAATCTCAGGGATTGGTGGAATATCAAACTGGCAAAATGTTGTTGAATTTATGTTAATGGGTGCAACCGGGGTTCAGGTGTGTACAGCGGTTATGCACCATGGATTTAGGATTGTTGAGGATATGATAGAAGGATTAAATAATTATCTTGATGAAAAAGGTCTTACTTCAGCCATGGACTTAGTCGGTAAATCAGTAACTAAATACTCAGACTGGGGCGATTTAGATCTGAATTATAAAATCGTAGCCCGAATTAACAATGATGTTTGTATTAACTGCAATAAGTGTCACATAGCCTGTGAAGACACGTCACATCAGTGTATTGATATGTTGAAGGATGGCAATGGCTACAATATTTTGAAGGTAAGAGAAGAAGATTGTGTTGGCTGTAACTTATGCTCAATTGTGTGTCCGGTCGATGGTGCAATCGATATGGTTGAGATACCGAATGAACTCCCACCTATGACCTGGAACGAACGTCAAGCTGTATTAGGAACTGTTTCTTGTAGTACCGAAACGGTGAAAAAATAA